A stretch of Passer domesticus isolate bPasDom1 chromosome 23, bPasDom1.hap1, whole genome shotgun sequence DNA encodes these proteins:
- the HYOU1 gene encoding hypoxia up-regulated protein 1 codes for MARLPGWALPWLLLLSFVPTAEPVAVMSVDVGSESMKIAIVKPGVPMEIVLNKESRRKTPVAVSLKENERLFGDGALGMSIRTPKVAFRYFQDLLGKRMDNPHVALYQSRFPEHELVEDETRHTVIFKLSPTIWYSPEEMLGMVLNYSRGLAEEFAEQPIKDAVITVPAYFNQAERRAVLHAARMADLKVLQLINDNTAVALNYGVFRRKDINATAQNIMFYDMGAGSTVCTIVTYQTVKTKDSGTQPQLQIQGIGFDRTLGGLEMELRLRDYLAKLFNEQHPSKDVRKNPRAMAKLLKEANRLKTVLSANADHMAQIEGLLDDIDFKAKVSRQEFEDLCSDLFKRVPGPVQQALSSAEMNMDGIDQVILVGGATRVPKVQEVLLKAVGKEELGKNINADEAAAMGAVYQAAALSKAFKVKPFIVRDAAVFPIQVEFTREVEEDDKSRSLKHNKRILFQRMAPYPQRKVITFNRYTDDFEFYVNYGDLTFLSQDDLRVFGSLNLTTVRLKGVGDSFKKHSDYESKGIKAHFNMDESGVLSLDRVESVFETLVEDKVEEESTLTKLGNTISSLFGGGGPTLEAGENLTDSVQEEEESLAEAGKEEQGEKQDQKSHTVDADEERGQEKQQSSGQAETASPKAESERKEEGEKSEPQGPKENRETTKEEELSKSSSDSTATKTEEEKIKAPKKQKLVHEITMELDVNDVPDLQEDELKSSMKKLQDLTIRDLEKQEREKSANSLESFIFETQDKLYQEEYQFVSTEEQREEISKKLSEASSWMEEEGYAAATKELKDKLSELKKLCRNLFFRVEERRKWPERLAALESLLNHSTIFLRGARMIPESDQIFTEVELSTLEKAINETTIWKNETLAEQNKLTPTEKPVLLSKDIEFKIAALDREVQYLLNKAKFAKPKPKREKNATKTDSGKNATAAPETENTIPPTEGKQEDKPEDIDPAKEPPTAEKAAIDDKPGSDSGSKKEKAEAGGETRKNDEL; via the exons ATGGCGCGGCTGCCCGGCTGGGCGCTGCCCTGGCTGCTTCTCCTCTCCTTCGTGCCCACCGCAG AGCCGGTGGCCGTGATGTCGGTGGACGTGGGCAGCGAGTCGATGAAGATCGCCATCGTGAAGCCTGGAGTGCCCATGGAGATCGTCCTGAACAA GGAGTCACGAAGGAAAACACCCGTGGCTGTTTCCCTGAAGGAGAACGAGCGTCTCTTTGGTGATGGCGCGCTGGGGATG tccaTAAGGACGCCCAAGGTGGCGTTCCGGTACTTCCAGGATCTGCTGGGTAAGAGGATGGATAACCCCCACGTGGCGCTGTACCAGTCCCGCTTCCCCGAGCACGAGCTGGTCGAGGATGAGACGAGACACACTGTTATCTTCAAGTTGTCCCC AACAATATGGTATTCTCCCGAGGAGATGCTGGGGATGGTCCTGAACTATTCACGTGGTCTGGCTGAGGAATTTGCAG AGCAGCCCATCAAAGATGCAGTGATCACAGTTCCTGCCTACTTCAACCAGGCAGAGAGGAGGGCAGTTCTGCACGCCGCCCGCATGGCTGACCTCAAGGTGCTGCAGCTGATCAACGACAACACGGCTGTAGCACTGAACTACGGGGTTTTCAGGAGGAAAGACATCAATGCCACAGCACAG aatatcATGTTTTACGACATGGGAGCAGGAAGCACTGTTTGTACTATTGTTACTTATCAGACAGTGAAAACTAAGGACTCAGGAACCCAACCTCAGCTGCAGATCCAAGGCATTGG GTTTGACCGTACTCTTGGAGGTCTGGAGATGGAGCTTCGTCTCCGGGACTACTTGGCCAAGCTCTTTAATGAGCAGCACCCTTCCAAAGACGTCCGGAAGAATCCTCGGGCCATGGCCAAGCTGCTGAAGGAGGCCAACCGCCTGAAAACCGTGCTGAGTGCGAACGCCGACCACATGGCACAG ATCGAGGGACTACTGGATGACATAGACTTCAAAGCCAAGGTCTCAAGACAAGAATTTGAGGATTTGTGCTCTGACTTGTTCAAGCGTGTCCCAGGACCCGTGCAGCAGGCTCTGAGTAGCGCAGAGATGAACATG GATGGAATTGACCAGGTGATTCTAGTTGGCGGTGCCACACGGGTCCCCAAAGTGCAGGAGGTTTTGCTGAAAGCTGTGGGCAA AGAAGAGCTGGGCAAGAATATCAATGCTGATGAGGCTGCTGCTATGGGTGCAGTCTAccaggcagctgctctgagcaaagCCTTTAAGGTGAAGCCCTTCATTGTTCGGGATGCTGCTGTGTTTCCTATCCAG GTGGAGTTTACTCGTGAAGTTGAGGAGGATGATAAGTCCAGGAGTTTAAAGCACAACAAGAGGATTTTGTTCCAGCGCATGGCGCCCTATCCCCAGCGCAAAGTAATCACTTTCAACCGCTACACAGATGACTTTGAGTTCTATGTCAACTATGGAGACCTGACATTCCTGAGCCAGGATGACCTGCG AGTTTTTGGTTCTCTCAATCTCACTACTGTGAGGCTAAAGGGAGTTGGGGATAGTTTCAAGAAGCACTCGGACTATGAATCCAAAGGCATCAAAGCGCACTTCAATATGGATGAGAGTGGTGTACTGAGTCTTGACCGG GTGGAGTCGGTGTTTGAGACCTTGGTGGAAGACAAGGTGGAGGAGGAGTCAACACTGACAA AACTTGGAAACACTATCTCAAGCCTGTTTGGGGGTGGTGGCCCCACACTGGAGGCCGGAGAGAACCTCACAGACTCAGTTCAG gaagaggaagagagcCTAGCAGAAGCAGGTAAAGAAGAACAGGGGGAGAAACAAGACCAGAAAAGCCATACTGTAGATGCTGATGAAGAGCGTGGACAAGAGAAACAGCAGTCTTCAGGTCAAGCAGAGACTGCCTCTCCAAAAGCAGAGtcagagagaaaggaagaaggCGAGAAATCAGAGCCTCAG GGTCCCAAAGAAAATAGAGAAACTACAAAAGAGGAAGAACTGTCCAAAAGTTCCAGTGACAGCACAGCTACCAAaacagaggaagagaaaatcaAAGCACCCAAGAAGCAGAAGCTTGTCCATGAGATCACCATGGAGCTGGATGTAAATGATGTGCCTGACCTGCAAGAAGATGAACTGAAGAGCTCGATGAAAAA ACTCCAAGACTTGACAATCAGAGATCTAGAgaaacaggaaagagaaaaatcagcCAACAGCTTGGAGTCATTCATCTTTGAGACCCAG GACAAGCTTTACCAAGAGGAGTATCAGTTTGTCTCAACAGAGGAGCAGAGAGAAGAAATTTCCAAAAAGCTTAGTGAGGCTTCCAGTtggatggaggaggagggctATGCAGCTGCAACAAAG GAGCTGAAAGACAAGCTTTCAGAGCTGAAAAAGCTTTGTAGGAACCTTTTCTTCCGTGTTGAGGAACGGAGAAAGTGGCCAGAGCGCCTGGCTGCTCTGGAAAGTCTGCTCAATCACTCCACCATCTTTCTCAG GGGAGCCCGAATGATTCCAGAGTCTGACCAGATATTCACAGAAGTGGAACTGAGTACACTGGAAAAAGCCATCAATGAAACAACG ATCTGGAAAAATGAGACACTGGCTGAACAGAACAAGCTTACTCCTACTGAGAAACCTGTGCTGCTCTCTAAAGATATAGAGTTCAAGATAGCAGCCCTGGACAGGGAAGTGCAGTATCTCCTGAATAAAGCCAAGTTtgcaaaacccaaacccaaaaggGAGAAGAATGCCACAAAAACTGATTCAGGCAAGAATGCTACAGCAGCTCCTGAGACTGAGAATACTATCCCTCCCACGGAGGGGAAACAAGAAG ACAAACCAGAGGATATTGATCCAGCCAAGGAACCTCCTACAGCTGAGAAAGCAGCAATAGATGATAAGCCTGGATCAGACTCGG GGTCCAAAAAAGAGAAGGCAGAAGCTGGAGGAGAAACCAGGAAAAATGATGAATTGTAA
- the SLC37A4 gene encoding glucose-6-phosphate exchanger SLC37A4 isoform X2, whose product MAAGGYGRYRAAIFAAMFVGYTLYYFNRKTFSFVMPAVMAEVPLGKDELGLITSSQSAAYAISKFISGVLSDQMSARWLFSSGLLMVGLVNVVFSWSSTVTAFAGLWFLNGLAQGLGWPPCGKILRKWFEPSQFGTWWAILSTSMNLAGGLGPIVAALVSMNYDWRKTLSFSGFTCMVVSFVCLVLIKNEPADVGLPNIEQGAKKGKKGSSSDNSTLTELLLSPYLWVLSTGYLVVFGVKTCCTDWGQLFLIQERGQSMLVGSSYMSALEIGGLVGSIAAGYLSDRAVAKVGLSSYGNPRHALLLSMMAGMCVSMFLFRITVTGDSPKLWILTLGAVFGFSSYGPIALFGVIANESAPANLCGTSHAIVALMANVGGFLAGLPFSTIAKHYSWATAFWVAEVTCIVSTVAFFLLRNIRTKMGRVPKKAD is encoded by the exons ATGGCGGCCGGCGGGTACGGGCGGTACCGGGCCGCGATCTTCGCGGCCATGTTCGTGGGCTACACGCTCTACTACTTCAACCGCAAAACGTTCTCGTTCGTCATGCCCGCCGTGATGGCCGAGGTGCCGCTGGGGAAGGACGAGCTGG GTCTCATCACCAGCAGCCAGTCGGCGGCCTACGCCATCAGCAAGTTCATCAGCGGCGTCCTGTCCGACCAGATGAGCGCCCGCTGGCTCTTCTCCTCCGGCCTCCTCATGGTGGGCTTGGTCAACGTGGTCTTCTCCTGGAGCTCCACCGTCACGGCCTTCGCCGGGCTCTGGTTCCTCAACGGgctggcccaggggctgggctggccgcCCTGCGGGAAGATCCTGCGCAAG TGGTTTGAGCCTTCCCAGTTTGGGACTTGGTGGGCAATCCTGTCTACAAGCATGAACTTGGCTGGAGGCTTAGGCCCCATTGTCGCTGCTCTTGTGTCTATGAACTACGACTGGCGCAAGACTTTGTCCTTCTCTGGCTTCACCTGCATGGTTGTCTCTTTTGTTTGCCTTGTCCTGATTAAAAACGAGCCGGCAGATGTTGGGCTGCCCAACATTGAGCAAGGAGccaagaaagggaagaaag GTTCCTCCAGTGACAACAGCACCttgacagagctgctgctctccccataCCTCTGGGTGCTCTCAACAGGCTACCTGGTCGTTTTTGGAGTGAAAACATGCTGTACTGACTGGGGACAGCTCTTCCTGATCCAGGAGAGGGGACAGTCCATGCTTGTAG GCAGTTCCTACATGAGTGCCTTGGAGATTGGGGGCCTGGTGGGAAGCATTGCTGCTGGATACCTTTCTGACAGAGCAGTAGCAAAA GTCGGGCTGTCGAGCTACGGGAACCCGCGGCACGCGCTGCTGCTCTCCATGATGGCCGGGATGTGCGTGTCCATGTTCCTGTTCCGGATCACAGTCACGGGTGACTCTCCCAAG CTGTGGATTCTGACTCTGGGAGCTGTGTTTGGGTTCTCCTCGTATGGGCCGATTGCCCTGTTTGGGGTCATAGCCAACGAAAGCGCCCCTGCCAACCTGTGTGGCACCTCCCACGCCATAGTGGCCCTCATGGCCAATG TTGGGGGTTTCCTGGCTGGACTGCCTTTCAGTACAATTGCCAAGCACtacagctgggccacagcctTCTGGGTGGCTGAAGTCACCTGCATCGTTAGCACAGTGGCTTTCTTCTTGCTACGAAACATCCGCACCAAGATGGGCCGCGTTCCCAAGAAGGCTGACTGA
- the SLC37A4 gene encoding glucose-6-phosphate exchanger SLC37A4 isoform X1 produces MAAGGYGRYRAAIFAAMFVGYTLYYFNRKTFSFVMPAVMAEVPLGKDELGLITSSQSAAYAISKFISGVLSDQMSARWLFSSGLLMVGLVNVVFSWSSTVTAFAGLWFLNGLAQGLGWPPCGKILRKWFEPSQFGTWWAILSTSMNLAGGLGPIVAALVSMNYDWRKTLSFSGFTCMVVSFVCLVLIKNEPADVGLPNIEQGAKKGKKGSSSDNSTLTELLLSPYLWVLSTGYLVVFGVKTCCTDWGQLFLIQERGQSMLVGSSYMSALEIGGLVGSIAAGYLSDRAVAKVGLSSYGNPRHALLLSMMAGMCVSMFLFRITVTGDSPKENHFWTVALQPLADLTGLKEHELWILTLGAVFGFSSYGPIALFGVIANESAPANLCGTSHAIVALMANVGGFLAGLPFSTIAKHYSWATAFWVAEVTCIVSTVAFFLLRNIRTKMGRVPKKAD; encoded by the exons ATGGCGGCCGGCGGGTACGGGCGGTACCGGGCCGCGATCTTCGCGGCCATGTTCGTGGGCTACACGCTCTACTACTTCAACCGCAAAACGTTCTCGTTCGTCATGCCCGCCGTGATGGCCGAGGTGCCGCTGGGGAAGGACGAGCTGG GTCTCATCACCAGCAGCCAGTCGGCGGCCTACGCCATCAGCAAGTTCATCAGCGGCGTCCTGTCCGACCAGATGAGCGCCCGCTGGCTCTTCTCCTCCGGCCTCCTCATGGTGGGCTTGGTCAACGTGGTCTTCTCCTGGAGCTCCACCGTCACGGCCTTCGCCGGGCTCTGGTTCCTCAACGGgctggcccaggggctgggctggccgcCCTGCGGGAAGATCCTGCGCAAG TGGTTTGAGCCTTCCCAGTTTGGGACTTGGTGGGCAATCCTGTCTACAAGCATGAACTTGGCTGGAGGCTTAGGCCCCATTGTCGCTGCTCTTGTGTCTATGAACTACGACTGGCGCAAGACTTTGTCCTTCTCTGGCTTCACCTGCATGGTTGTCTCTTTTGTTTGCCTTGTCCTGATTAAAAACGAGCCGGCAGATGTTGGGCTGCCCAACATTGAGCAAGGAGccaagaaagggaagaaag GTTCCTCCAGTGACAACAGCACCttgacagagctgctgctctccccataCCTCTGGGTGCTCTCAACAGGCTACCTGGTCGTTTTTGGAGTGAAAACATGCTGTACTGACTGGGGACAGCTCTTCCTGATCCAGGAGAGGGGACAGTCCATGCTTGTAG GCAGTTCCTACATGAGTGCCTTGGAGATTGGGGGCCTGGTGGGAAGCATTGCTGCTGGATACCTTTCTGACAGAGCAGTAGCAAAA GTCGGGCTGTCGAGCTACGGGAACCCGCGGCACGCGCTGCTGCTCTCCATGATGGCCGGGATGTGCGTGTCCATGTTCCTGTTCCGGATCACAGTCACGGGTGACTCTCCCAAG gaAAACCACTTCTGGACTGTAGCCTTGCAACCTCTAGCTGATCTTACAGGCCTAAAAGAACATGAG CTGTGGATTCTGACTCTGGGAGCTGTGTTTGGGTTCTCCTCGTATGGGCCGATTGCCCTGTTTGGGGTCATAGCCAACGAAAGCGCCCCTGCCAACCTGTGTGGCACCTCCCACGCCATAGTGGCCCTCATGGCCAATG TTGGGGGTTTCCTGGCTGGACTGCCTTTCAGTACAATTGCCAAGCACtacagctgggccacagcctTCTGGGTGGCTGAAGTCACCTGCATCGTTAGCACAGTGGCTTTCTTCTTGCTACGAAACATCCGCACCAAGATGGGCCGCGTTCCCAAGAAGGCTGACTGA
- the TRAPPC4 gene encoding trafficking protein particle complex subunit 4 has protein sequence MAIFSVYVVNKAGGLIYQLDHYAPRSDTEKTFSFPLDLVLRPHDERVVVAFGQRDGIRVGHAVLAINGAEVNGRFTADGKDVLEFLGNPANYPVSIRFGRHRLSSNEKLMLASMFHSLFAIGSQLSPEVGSSGIEMLETDTFKLHCFQTLTGIKFIVLADPRQTGIDALLRKIYEIYSDFALKNPFYSLEMPIRCELFDQNLKLALEVAEKAGPFGPGS, from the exons ATGGCCATCTTCAGCGTCTACGTGGTCAACAAGGCCGGCGGCCTCATCTACCAGCTGGACCACTACGCGCCGCGCTCCGACACCGAGAAGACGTTCAGCTTCCCGCTCGACCTCGTCCTGCGCCCGCACGATGAGCGCGTCGTCGTGGCCTTCGGGCAGCGGGACGGCATCCGCG TGGGTCACGCCGTGCTCGCCATCAACGGCGCCGAGGTGAACGGCCGCTTCACGGCGGACGGCAAGGACGTGCTGGAGTTCCTGGGGAACCCCGCCAACTACCCGGTGTCCATCCGCTTCGGCCGCCACCGGCTCTCCTCCAACGAGAAGCTGATGCTGGCCTCCATGTTCCACTC GCTGTTCGCCATCGGGTCGCAGCTGTCACCTGAAGTCGGGAGCTCCGGGATCGAGATGCTGGAGACCGACACGTTCAAGCTGCACTGCTTCCAGACGCTGACAG GGATCAAATTCATAGTTCTTGCTGACCCAAGGCAGACGGGGATAGACGCTCTTCTCCGCAAAATCTATGAGATTTACTCAGACTTCGCTCTGAAGAATCCTTTCTACTCCCTGGAGATGCCAATAAG GTGCGAGTTGTTTGATCAGAACTTGAAGCTTGCTCTGGAGGTGGCAGAGAAAGCTGGACCCTTCGGCCCTGGATCATAG
- the RPS25 gene encoding small ribosomal subunit protein eS25 yields MPPKDDKKKKDAGKSAKKDKDPVNKSGGKAKKKKWSKGKVRDKLNNLVLFDKATYDKLCKEVPNYKLITPAVVSERLKIRGSLARAALQELLSKGLIKLVSKHRAQVIYTRNTKGGDAPAAGEDA; encoded by the exons ATG CCGCCCAAAGACGACAAGAAGAAGAAGGATGCGGGCAAGTCCGCCAAGAAGGACAAGGACCCGGTCAACAAGTCCGGCGGCAAAGCCAAGAAGAAG AAGTGGTCCAAAGGAAAAGTGAGGGACAAGTTGAACAACCTTGTCCTGTTTGACAAGGCCACTTACGACAAACTGTGCAAAGAAGTGCCCAACTACAAGCTCATCACACCTGCAGTTGTCTCAGAAAGGCTGAAGATTCGAGGCTCCCTGGCTCGGGCTgccctccaggagctcctcagCAAAG GGTTGATCAAACTGGTGTCCAAGCACCGAGCCCAGGTGATTTACACCCGGAACACGAAAGGTGGAGATGCGCCTGCAGCAGGGGAGGACGCCTAG
- the CENATAC gene encoding centrosomal AT-AC splicing factor, with the protein MAVPYCALCRRSAFTGRRHRYSAGHRRRLREVLAQLQEATEAARAAVADGAAAVRRYEPAEHDGRVWCPCCGRGVRRDGRRGGLALPHAGLLRHLAGPEHRRETARFWREHRAEAALRERCLVPAEEYERFARALEQALAEHQRREEERILQMAADIREAERRQRETVQAALQLQPEPELCAGPSVCRLPAGPERDSPCGAEQPGPSGMQTGADLAWTESGRVLTFIGHQETEGKGNVHTGAKPPWLTEEEDGSKEIGPSYEEFLKHKEKQKLKKLPVERVGANFDHASQTSDSWLPSFGRVWNHGRRWQSRHQFRTESGEKKKKR; encoded by the exons ATGGCGGTGCCGTACTGCGCGCTGTGCCGCCGCAGCGCCTTCACGGGCCGGCGGCACCGCTACAGCGCGGGCCACCGCCGGCGGCTGCGGGAGGTGCTGgcccagctgcaggaggccaCGGAGGCGGCGCGGGCGGCCGTGGCCGACGGGGCCGCGGCCGTGCGGCGCTACGAGCCGGCGGAGCACGACGGGCGCGTGTGGTGCCCGTGCTGCGGGCGCGGCGTGCGGCGGGacgggcggcgcggcgggctGGCGCTGCCGCACGCCGGGCTGCTGCGGCACCTGGCCGG GCCCGAGCACCGCCGGGAGACGGCGCGGTTCTGGCGGGAGCACCGCGCGGAGGCGGCGCTGCGGGAGCGGTGCCTGGTGCCCGCCGAGGAGTACGAGCGGTTCGCGCGGGCTCTGGAGCAGGCGCTGGCCGAGCACCAGCGGCGGGAGGAGGAGCGCATCCTGCAG ATGGCGGCCGACATCCGGGAGGCCGAGCGCCGGCAGCGGGAGACCGTGCAAGCCGCGCTGCAG CTTCAGCCCGAGCCAGAGCTTTGTGCAGGACCTTCTGTCTGCAGGCTCCCCGCAGGACCTGAACG GGACAGCCCTTGTGGTGCAGAACAGCCTGGCCCGAGCGGAATGCAGACAGGAGCTGATTTAGCCTGGACTGAATCAGGCAGGGTTCTCACCTTCATTGGCCACCAG GAAacagaagggaaaggaaatgtcCACACAG GAGCAAAACCTCCGTGGCTAACAGAGGAAGAAGATGGAAGTAAAGAAATTGGACCTTCCTATGAGGAATTTCTCAAACACA aggagAAGCAGAAGCTGAAAAAGCTGCCAGTGGAACGTGTTGGTGCCAACTTTGACCACGCCTCTCAGACTAGTGACAGCTGGCTCCCTTCCTTTGGGCGTGTTTGGAACCACGGCAGGAGGTGGCAGTCCCG GCATCAGTTTAGAACTGAAtcaggggaaaagaagaaaaaaagatga